GCAGGATTATTTCTTCCTACAAGGTCTCTTCAGCTTCCAAACTCCCAAGCAAAATAGTTCATTTGGAAATATGAATACAGAAAGAAGTCCACACGGATGGTTTGGAGGTGCTAGCAAAGTGTTTGGAAACAGAGTGAGCTTGCAGATGTCTCTGCTTTAAAGAGCGCAGCCCAATATGGTACTCTACAGACCTAGGACAATGTTCCAAATGAGGAAACCGAGGACTGCATTCTCTCATCTTCTCCCAGCATCCATTTGATCTTCTTGGCGGTCATCAAACATTGCCCAGACCTCTTCCAAAACACCATCTGGATTGGCCAATTCAATCTAAATTAAAACACAAGTAAATTATGCTATATAATTCAAGAAAGGTCAGTTTTTGTAAATGCTGATTACTCGAGAGCTAATGGAGAATATTCCTTTTAGTAGGACTTCAGTTTGTCCTGCAGTATTTCCAAACAGTTCTTACACTTTCCTGCTTTTATTAGGATACCAAGTGTGTATTTCTCTCTCCATGTCACTGTAGAGAACGTGAGTGCTGTTGGCAAGTACACAGTATTAGCCAAAGTGTAACCAAGTCTTGCCCCAGTGGTTTGAATGGCAGGTACTACCAGGTACtgatattggggttttttttctcttctctgtgaCCTGCTAGGTGTCAACTACAGTTTCAACAACAGACAAGGTGTCTGCAGTCAACCAATGAGTGCAGTCATACTAAAGCAGACTAGAGGTCCACCTAATCTAGCAAGCTGTTGGTGGTGCTGAGCAGGACAGACACTGCTTCAGACTGAAGTTAGCTGTGGTAACTATGCAATACCTAATGATTGTACGGTTTCCTCCTGAATTCATGCATAGCAACAATAGATTCCATATGGACTTGGAGAAATAAATGTTACCCAGCTGTGTGCTTTAAAACCTAATGGGAAGCAGTTACCTTTGGGATTGGATACTGagtaggggctggagctgcttccCTGCCACAGTCAATCATAGTGCCAGACTTTGGCACATCTGCAACCCAGAAACCTTCAAACAGCTGTCCTTTGTCCAAGTAGAAAAACTTTCCTGGCCCATGTTTCTTTCCATCTTTCCAGGTTCCTTCATACCGATTTTCATTTGCTATAATGATGCAATAAAAAAAGGGAACAGATAGTGAAACAGGCATACTTTCACCAGGTGACCGGAGGTGAAACAAAACATACACTGATGGTAGTTTATCCAGGTTAAGTCTTTATTCTAGCTCCGTTTATAGGAGTAACTTGAGGAGACCGAGCATTGCGTAGCAGGAATGCGTTCGGTCTGAATAGTGCTCCAGCTGCTCTATCGTAGAACTGGGAGGACACAGCAACAACTATCAAATACTTGTATGagtttttaaattactttgttttCATGGACTTTTATTCAGTTTCCATGCACGTTCTAAACAAAATTCACAATAAAGCAGAATTAGCAACCCTGTCTTAAAGTACAGCAACCTTATATTGGATTCTTGTTCCTTAAGACCTCAGTTAAGTCAGAAATATCAGGTGACCTTTGTGTCCAATGAACATAACCTGCATTTCAAGTATGACTTGCAAGTAACTTTTATAAATGACCTTCAGACCAGGATATTCATGTGCCTATGTAGGGCCAAGAAGTAGGCCCAGTCCTAGTACACCATCTGGACAAGTGGTACCTCTTTACATGCATTTTGGCTGTATATTTAATAATAGGACCATGATTGACAAGAAGCACTTCTATAGGATACAGAGTTACAAGGAAATGAGAATCCTACTTGGGTCGAAAAGTAGCCACCACGTAAGGCTGTGCTTCTGAAGGAGgttggaatcatagaaaaatagggtgggaaaggagttcatctagtccaaccccctgctctaagtaggaccagccccaactagatgatcccagccaaggctttgtccagttgggtcttaaaaacctccaaaggtggagattccacaacctctctggggagcctggtctaatgcttcaccaccctcctcatgaaagtttttcctaatatccaatctaaatttcccttggtgcaacttgagcccattgccccttgtcctgtcatctgcccccgctgagaacagtccagctccatcctctttgcaacctgcagggagttgaaggttgctattcaatccccctcggtctcctcttctctagactaaatcagcccaggtccGTCGGCCTCTCCTAgtaagtcctgtcccccagccgcACACCCATTTTCCtagccctctgctggactttttccaatgtgtccacatcctttctgtagcggggggcccagaactggacacaagactccagatgtggcctccccagtgccacatagaggggaagaatcacttccctccatctgctgacaatgctcctGCTAACTCAgtccaggatgctgttagctttcttcacaccaagagcacactgctggttcctgttcagcttcttgtcccctgccacccccaggtccttttctgcagagcagctgcccaaccagtcagcccccagtccaCACCGgtgaatgggattgttctgtcccaagtgcaggactttgcacttactgaatctcatgagatttcttaaCGTCTctaaatcctaaccctaccctccagcgtatctgctactcccccccccccgcttggtgtcatctgcaaacttgttaaGGGTGCACtatatcccatcttccagaccactgaagatattgaacaaagctgaacccaggaccaacccctggggtactccactcgatactggctgccaacctgGCAGcaaccctttgagcccaacaatccaccCAGTTTCTATCCACCtaacagtccatttatccaacttATACTGCCTTAGCTTGCTTGCAcaaatgttgtggaagaccatgtcaaaagccttgctaaagtcaaggcatatcatGTCCActactctccccacatccacaaagccaggcatctcatcataaaaagctatcaggttggtcaggtcAAGCTACTTCTAAGCCCTTCTTTTCTAGCTGTAGTGTTTTGGGCCAAAACATACTTccaaaataatgttttgtttttaagctaCTTATAACATGGGCTTTGAGGCACCTTTGGATTTGAGCCGCTGGAACTCCGGCCTGCTGtgtgatggcagtggcagcagcagcggcttTTCTGAGCTGACTGCAAAGGATGTGAGGGTGTCTGGAAATTGCTAACACTTGgtaaaagcagcaggagagaatcAGGGATGTGCTTTTGAACACACGTGACAAAGGTTGGATATGGGTTAGGTTTGTAGGAAGGAAGTTCAGGATGGTGAGGGTGCCGCAGTCTACCTTGGCACCTGCTCTGCAGTAGTCTCAAAAGGAGGCGACTACTCAGTCTGTGTACCTTTACATTCTCTCATGCCATCAGCCTGGAGTCCAACAAATCATGGGGTTGGCCTGGCCAACATGCTGGATTGATTGAAATGCACTGGAACTCCCTTCTGTTCACTTTCCAAGGCAGCTGAAACACTGCATTGTTCACAGCCTTGTTCTCTGCTGCCAATGAGCAATGGTCTAGTTTTAAAAACCTGTCTAAAGTGGAGCCAGAAAATCAGTGAGATTCCCAAGTCTAAGATCACCCTCTCCAGGCGTTGTGCCAGCACAAGCAATTTAATCTTGAGCTGCAGCTCATCGTGACCTCCATTGAAGAACTGCTTTTCTTTCCTATTGCAAAGCTTCCAGCATGTGAGCCTGCTTCCAGGGGCTGAGCTGAATATATTAAGCTTGTGGGCATGAAATAATTGTGCTGCCTAATTTTAACCAAGAGAATCCAACTTATAATCAGTTCTAAGCCATGCTTGAAGTAGCACGAGCTCTGAAAGTGAGTAGATATGTCTTGAGGGACAACTAATTTGTAATCCAGAGGTGGGTAATATTAAGGGGACCAAAGCAAATGAGCAATGTAACTTATACATGGGAGGCTGGTTTTGTTAATTTAACTAGGATAAACCACTGGGTTAAGGTGACTTTACATAGAGAGAGGCAATCTCTCTGTCTTAGATGCAGTGCATACTAAAGGCATTGCCTATGCTTTTTctctgctttgctgaatcagtATGGAGTTCACTTGAGGAACCGACTGGATGAACAGCAGCATAGGAAGGGAGATAGCCTTCCAGGACCATTTTAAGAGAAACTCTCCTTATACTGGAAGATGATCAGGATTCTTGGCTTCAAGTTCAAACTGATCTAACTCCAAGCAGAACAATGAGCCAAAACATCTATGTTTATCCTGAGATTGCCCGTGACATTTCCTGGTCGTGAAGGCTTCAATGTTATTTCCGGTGAGGCTGAGCTCAGAGCTGACCAGCGAATACAGGGCTTTGGAGGGGGCCAGGGTAAAATGTAACACCAGGGAAGGAGGGGCCCTCAAATGATACttgaaaccaaaaacaaaaacaaagtaaaTGGAAATTAAAACTGAACATTCAAAACCAGGTCGTGTTTTGCAGTGCCCACATTTAGAAAGTTCCTGGTTTGCTACGACACGTTCTTGGCCCGTCCTGGTAATTTAAGAATAAACAAACTGCGCGGTTTGTGCTGGCCTGAGTCACAGCACTGTTCTGGAGGGCAGcatcacaggggaaaaaagatgAAAGAATCTGACCCAAGATCTGAAGAcaaggaagagacttgggggaAGAACCCATAGTCCTAATACAAGGACGTTATTAGGGAAGAGGGGGGACCACGCAGGGATCAGAGGTTTGTGGGTGCTGGAGGTCAACATGCAGTTTTCATATCCCCAAGTGCAGGAACTGTTGGAACTTACATAGGCGAAGCATTCCCTGGCCGCTGTGCTGGTCTTTCAGCCATTGCCCTTCATAGATGGATCCATCCTTGTAGTACATTCTGCCCCAGCCACTTCTTTGCCCACTGCTCCATTCCCCTTCGTAATATTCGGCGTCTGAATAAAATC
Above is a genomic segment from Alligator mississippiensis isolate rAllMis1 chromosome 10, rAllMis1, whole genome shotgun sequence containing:
- the MORN3 gene encoding MORN repeat-containing protein 3, whose product is MPFVKYPRTAEPLWNEWDRKAQKNGLRHTIYAVNGDHYTGEWLDNLKHGKGTQIWKRTGAIYNGDWKFGKRDGYGTYSIPDPVTKGYKKVYSGWWKNDKKCGYGTRFYSDAEYYEGEWSSGQRSGWGRMYYKDGSIYEGQWLKDQHSGQGMLRLSNENRYEGTWKDGKKHGPGKFFYLDKGQLFEGFWVADVPKSGTMIDCGREAAPAPTQYPIPKIELANPDGVLEEVWAMFDDRQEDQMDAGRR